The following proteins come from a genomic window of Bactrocera tryoni isolate S06 chromosome 1, CSIRO_BtryS06_freeze2, whole genome shotgun sequence:
- the LOC120782844 gene encoding uncharacterized protein LOC120782844, producing MDTIIEHILNFLQFDVTSIFGKGSECGLCCMSFSTPRFSESAERCIANVYEPRPQITNGDEMMDCDEDSLDEDELQLEAFCRELERVEAEEEETETDTQGCGTDSIPLQESSNESLTESDCLLDNLKNERQCAESDENSLEADDECTCELVCKQVVSKIADKCSSSTMLELRSIEERANKLWEALNSNVRNNTCSKMPNWWDLKTWQKLPFYWAALSNDILCEDPFENFKRFYMGSKKSNKRNAKRQVERMLILWHRLCPKQRLPFIMEAFISKVGAGKVNISDEHEIQRIICELQNK from the coding sequence ATGGACACGATAATCGAGCATATTTTGAATTTCCTACAGTTTGACGTGACCAGCATTTTCGGGAAAGGCAGCGAGTGTGGACTCTGTTGCATGAGCTTTTCCACGCCGCGCTTCAGCGAGTCGGCGGAGCGATGCATTGCAAATGTTTACGAGCCACGCCCCCAAATCACAAATGGCGATGAAATGATGGACTGTGACGAAGACAGCTTGGATGAGGACGAATTGCAATTAGAGGCATTCTGCCGAGAGCTGGAGCGAGTGGAAGCGGAAGAGGAGGAGACGGAGACGGATACTCAAGGCTGCGGCACTGATTCGATTCCGCTGCAAGAGAGTAGCAACGAAAGTCTGACAGAGAGTGACTGCCTGTTGGACAATCTCAAGAATGAGCGTCAGTGTGCGGAGAGCGATGAAAACTCGTTGGAGGCTGATGACGAGTGCACCTGTGAGCTAGTATGTAAGCAGGTAGTGTCCAAAATAGCCGATAAATGTTCATCGTCCACAATGTTGGAGCTGCGAAGTATTGAGGAGCGAGCCAATAAATTGTGGGAGGCGCTCAACTCAAATGTGCGCAACAACACGTGCTCCAAAATGCCCAACTGGTGGGATTTGAAGACTTGGCAGAAGCTGCCGTTCTACTGGGCGGCACTTTCGAATGACATACTTTGCGAGGACCCTTTCGAGAACTTCAAGCGCTTCTACATGGGCAGCAAGAAGTCCAACAAGCGCAACGCCAAGCGTCAAGTGGAGCGTATGCTCATCCTGTGGCACCGGCTGTGTCCCAAGCAGCGCCTGCCATTTATCATGGAGGCTTTCATCAGCAAGGTCGGTGCGGGGAAAGTAAACATCAGCGATGAGCATGAAATCCAACGCATCATCTGCGAGCTGCAGAACAAATGA